Proteins from a single region of Haloterrigena alkaliphila:
- a CDS encoding SDR family NAD(P)-dependent oxidoreductase has protein sequence MRLEGKTAFITGAGSGLGREAAELFAEEGATIVAADIDLEGAEETIDRVEDIGQAGTALELDVRDADAVHAAVDEAVDEFGLDVMLNNAGVSHERAKVEEIDEGERDRVIDVNVKGVWNGCHAVIPHFREQGSGAIVNTASLAGVIGAPQLGAYSLSKGAVVNFTRTVAAEVGPAGVRANAVCPGVTDTAMPRKNHTEEEWEARKEEMSKFYPLKRLGEPEDIANAMLFLASDEADWITGQALVVDGGFSCT, from the coding sequence ATGCGACTCGAAGGCAAGACGGCGTTTATCACGGGTGCAGGGTCCGGCCTCGGCCGGGAAGCCGCAGAACTGTTCGCCGAGGAAGGCGCGACGATCGTCGCCGCCGATATCGACCTCGAGGGCGCCGAGGAGACGATCGACCGCGTCGAGGACATCGGACAGGCGGGGACCGCCCTCGAGTTGGACGTCCGGGACGCCGACGCGGTCCACGCGGCCGTCGACGAGGCGGTCGACGAGTTCGGCCTCGACGTCATGCTCAACAACGCGGGCGTCAGCCACGAGCGCGCGAAGGTAGAGGAGATCGACGAGGGCGAGCGCGACCGGGTCATCGACGTGAACGTCAAGGGCGTATGGAACGGCTGTCACGCCGTGATTCCACACTTCAGGGAGCAGGGGTCGGGCGCGATCGTCAACACCGCGTCGCTGGCGGGCGTCATCGGCGCGCCCCAGCTCGGCGCCTACTCGCTCTCGAAGGGCGCGGTCGTCAACTTCACGCGCACCGTCGCGGCCGAGGTCGGGCCGGCCGGCGTCCGGGCGAACGCGGTCTGTCCGGGCGTCACGGACACGGCGATGCCCCGGAAGAACCACACCGAGGAGGAGTGGGAGGCGAGGAAGGAAGAGATGTCGAAGTTCTATCCGCTCAAGCGACTCGGTGAGCCCGAGGACATCGCCAACGCCATGCTGTTCCTCGCCAGCGACGAAGCCGACTGGATCACCGGGCAGGCGCTGGTCGTCGACGGCGGCTTCTCCTGCACGTAG